One Kitasatospora sp. NBC_01266 genomic window carries:
- a CDS encoding TetR family transcriptional regulator yields the protein MGRPADPDRRDRTLARATDYVLAHGLAGLSLRPLAAALDTSPRMLLYDFGSKQELVAAVLAEARRRGALRLAGHQPPRTGSAQERLRDIWAWISADERAPFVRLFFEVHADGLVHPEAYPDQGQAITDWFGTLGATFRDVSTGPDDVVTPTLVMAVIRGLLFDLTTTGDRERTDHALDRFAELLGRA from the coding sequence GTGGGGCGCCCCGCAGATCCCGACCGTCGCGACCGCACCCTGGCGCGGGCCACCGACTACGTGCTGGCGCACGGCCTGGCCGGACTGAGCCTGCGACCACTGGCCGCGGCCCTCGACACCAGCCCCCGGATGCTGCTCTACGACTTCGGCAGCAAGCAGGAGTTGGTCGCGGCGGTGCTCGCCGAGGCCCGCCGCCGGGGCGCGCTGCGGCTGGCCGGGCACCAGCCGCCGAGGACGGGCTCCGCGCAGGAGCGGCTGCGTGACATCTGGGCGTGGATCAGCGCGGACGAACGCGCGCCGTTCGTCCGGCTGTTCTTCGAGGTACACGCCGACGGCCTGGTCCACCCCGAGGCCTACCCCGACCAGGGCCAGGCGATCACGGACTGGTTCGGCACGCTCGGTGCCACCTTCCGCGACGTCTCCACCGGTCCTGACGACGTCGTCACGCCCACGCTGGTCATGGCCGTGATCCGGGGCCTGCTGTTCGACCTCACCACCACCGGCGACCGCGAGCGCACCGATCACGCGCTGGACCGCTTCGCCGAGCTCCTGGGCCGCGCGTGA
- a CDS encoding SAM-dependent methyltransferase — MTDRATADDQSKPSIARVYDYLLGGKDNYAVDREIGDIFIKELPGSPAIALANRQALIRAVGAMARDGISQFVDLGSGLPTADNVHQVARRHNAEARVAYVDNDPGVVARSRVLLAADGRTTVVQADLREPEVIYHDSGVRELIDFDEPVGVIFSGVLHHLNDAERPAEPVRWWADRVPSGSRFYISHFRSGENGETRVVEQKLQGSLGRGRWRTDEEIIDLFGDLELLEPGLVYCSLWRPDPAPGDGGADNGVGGPELTVWEQLISCALARKP; from the coding sequence ATGACGGATCGCGCCACAGCGGACGACCAGTCGAAGCCGAGCATCGCCCGGGTCTACGACTACCTGCTCGGCGGCAAGGACAACTACGCCGTGGACCGCGAGATCGGTGACATCTTCATCAAGGAACTGCCCGGTTCGCCGGCGATCGCGCTGGCCAATCGCCAGGCCCTGATTCGCGCCGTGGGTGCGATGGCCCGCGACGGCATCTCCCAGTTCGTCGACCTGGGCAGCGGGCTGCCGACCGCCGACAACGTGCATCAGGTCGCCCGGCGGCACAATGCCGAAGCGCGCGTCGCCTACGTCGACAACGATCCGGGCGTGGTGGCCCGCAGCCGTGTCCTGCTGGCCGCCGACGGCCGCACCACGGTGGTCCAGGCGGACCTGCGCGAACCGGAGGTGATCTACCACGACTCCGGCGTACGGGAGTTGATCGACTTCGACGAGCCGGTGGGCGTCATCTTCAGCGGGGTCCTGCACCATCTCAACGATGCCGAGCGGCCCGCCGAGCCGGTGCGCTGGTGGGCGGACCGGGTGCCCTCGGGCAGTCGGTTCTACATCTCCCACTTCCGCTCCGGCGAGAACGGGGAGACCCGGGTGGTGGAACAGAAGCTGCAGGGCAGTCTGGGCCGCGGCCGCTGGCGCACCGACGAGGAGATCATCGACCTGTTCGGTGACCTCGAGCTGCTCGAACCGGGGCTGGTCTACTGCTCGCTGTGGCGGCCGGACCCCGCGCCGGGGGACGGCGGCGCCGACAACGGCGTGGGCGGGCCCGAGTTGACGGTGTGGGAGCAGCTGATCTCCTGCGCACTGGCCCGCAAACCGTAG
- a CDS encoding MarR family winged helix-turn-helix transcriptional regulator, translating into MTGLTRVFTDLVRYETRLYNALGEHLRVEHGLTMGQFEFLRIIDSRDDCRVNDLAEEAAITVGATSKAVDRLAAAGWVVRRPNPSNRRSSLLELTPDGGRLLAAATPTFEDGLRSWLAEPLTTGSLERLASTLALLRGTLEDASAGMPAG; encoded by the coding sequence GTGACCGGCCTCACACGGGTGTTCACGGACCTCGTCCGCTACGAGACCAGGCTCTACAACGCGCTGGGCGAACACCTGCGCGTCGAACACGGTCTGACGATGGGCCAGTTCGAGTTCCTGCGCATCATCGACAGTCGGGACGACTGCCGGGTCAACGACCTGGCCGAGGAGGCCGCCATCACCGTCGGGGCGACCAGCAAGGCGGTTGACCGCTTGGCGGCCGCCGGCTGGGTGGTCCGGCGACCCAATCCCAGCAACCGCCGCTCGTCCCTGCTGGAACTGACCCCCGATGGCGGCCGACTGCTGGCCGCTGCCACGCCCACGTTCGAGGACGGGCTGCGCTCCTGGCTCGCCGAGCCGCTGACAACCGGCTCCCTGGAGCGGTTGGCTTCCACCCTCGCCCTGCTGCGCGGGACGCTGGAGGACGCCTCGGCGGGAATGCCCGCCGGCTAG
- a CDS encoding alpha/beta hydrolase: MSKEQRATVDALMRQAPFDGSLPPERLRKDFEAQMTSGPAPAGVTVTPSVLGGRPALTVEPEGSPATGTILYFHGGAWVFGSPATALQLTAALVRRTGVRAVSLDYRLAPEHPFPAAIEDGLAAYRDLLDQGVPAEQIVLAGESAGGGLTITTLLTARDAGLPMPAAAVAFSPGLDATRSGESMTTKHDADPLFTRADLTTVFAHYLAGQDPDQPLLSPALHADLTGLPPLLLQAGSNEVLLDDSTRFAVRAAAAGVDVQLDITADVPHVFQAFEGLLDEADAALARAAGFITAALART, encoded by the coding sequence ATGAGCAAGGAACAGCGCGCGACAGTCGACGCCCTGATGCGGCAGGCCCCGTTCGACGGCAGCCTCCCGCCGGAGCGACTGCGCAAGGACTTCGAGGCCCAGATGACCTCGGGCCCGGCCCCGGCCGGGGTGACCGTCACCCCCTCCGTCCTCGGCGGGCGTCCCGCCCTGACCGTCGAGCCCGAGGGCAGCCCCGCCACCGGGACGATCCTCTACTTCCACGGCGGAGCCTGGGTCTTCGGCTCACCCGCCACGGCCCTGCAACTCACCGCCGCGCTGGTGCGCCGCACCGGCGTCCGCGCCGTCTCGCTCGACTACCGGCTCGCCCCCGAGCACCCCTTCCCGGCTGCCATCGAGGACGGCCTCGCCGCCTACCGCGACCTGCTGGACCAGGGCGTTCCGGCCGAGCAGATCGTCCTGGCCGGGGAGTCGGCCGGCGGCGGCCTCACCATCACCACCCTGCTCACCGCCCGCGATGCCGGACTGCCGATGCCGGCCGCCGCGGTCGCGTTCTCCCCAGGCCTGGACGCCACCCGCTCGGGCGAGAGCATGACCACCAAGCACGACGCCGACCCGCTCTTCACCCGCGCGGACCTGACCACCGTCTTCGCCCACTACCTGGCCGGACAGGACCCCGACCAGCCGCTGCTGAGCCCGGCCCTGCACGCCGACCTGACCGGGCTGCCCCCGCTGCTGCTCCAGGCCGGCTCCAACGAGGTCCTGCTGGACGACTCCACCCGGTTCGCCGTCCGGGCGGCCGCGGCCGGCGTCGACGTCCAGCTCGACATCACTGCCGACGTCCCCCACGTCTTCCAGGCCTTCGAGGGTCTGCTGGACGAGGCCGACGCCGCCCTGGCCCGCGCCGCCGGCTTCATCACCGCCGCACTGGCCCGCACCTGA
- a CDS encoding DinB family protein: MTTSLPEPDQQLSDPSELLLDYLDYYRSVVSAKTEGLSDAELRVSRLPSGWTLLELLKHLVHMEQRWLRWAFRAEQVSAPWGDRGPADRWYVGPEETAADLLAALHAGGEYTRAVVSGTPLSTVAAAGGRFPDDGTARPTLGWILFHVLQEYARHAGHLDIVRELTDGVTGD; the protein is encoded by the coding sequence ATGACTACCTCCTTGCCCGAGCCGGACCAGCAACTCTCCGATCCCAGCGAGCTGCTGCTGGACTATCTCGACTACTACCGGTCCGTGGTCAGCGCCAAGACCGAGGGCCTGTCCGACGCGGAGCTGCGTGTCAGCCGGCTCCCTTCCGGGTGGACCCTGCTCGAGTTGCTGAAGCACCTCGTGCACATGGAGCAGCGCTGGCTGCGCTGGGCCTTCCGGGCCGAGCAGGTATCGGCGCCCTGGGGCGACCGCGGCCCGGCGGACCGCTGGTACGTCGGCCCGGAGGAGACAGCCGCCGACCTGCTCGCCGCGCTGCACGCGGGCGGCGAGTACACCCGAGCCGTCGTGTCGGGTACGCCGCTGTCCACCGTCGCCGCGGCCGGCGGGCGCTTCCCGGACGACGGCACCGCGCGGCCGACCCTGGGCTGGATCCTGTTCCACGTCCTGCAGGAGTACGCCCGTCACGCGGGCCACCTGGACATCGTCCGGGAGCTCACCGACGGCGTCACCGGCGACTAG
- a CDS encoding GNAT family N-acetyltransferase, whose product MTFVQIVAMTQEYAADIVTWRYAEPYGRYDLVAADPGLFTDPANGYVALVDDGVLIGYRSFGVEGRVPGGSYDDSALDTGGGLRPALTGLGRGLGRQAIATGLAYGYERFRPAAFRVTVAGFNTRARKVVESLGFVHVATFHATTDGTSFDILTCRQFLDRR is encoded by the coding sequence ATGACGTTCGTGCAGATCGTCGCCATGACCCAGGAATACGCGGCAGACATCGTCACCTGGCGGTACGCCGAGCCGTACGGACGCTACGACCTCGTTGCCGCCGATCCCGGGCTCTTCACCGACCCCGCCAACGGCTACGTCGCCCTCGTCGACGATGGGGTGCTCATCGGATACCGCTCCTTCGGCGTGGAAGGACGGGTACCCGGCGGCTCCTACGACGACTCCGCACTGGACACGGGCGGCGGTCTGCGGCCCGCGCTGACGGGGCTGGGGCGCGGCCTTGGCCGACAGGCGATCGCCACCGGCCTGGCCTACGGATACGAACGCTTCCGTCCTGCGGCCTTCCGGGTGACCGTGGCCGGCTTCAACACGCGGGCCCGCAAGGTCGTGGAATCGCTCGGGTTCGTCCACGTTGCCACGTTCCACGCCACCACTGACGGCACCAGCTTCGACATCCTCACCTGCCGGCAGTTCCTGGACCGACGGTAG
- a CDS encoding GntR family transcriptional regulator: MPAEKTFTRITDHYRRLILTGDLPAGAKLPTNKELATKWGVAVETVRKALSQLQVEELIRTSPRGTFVADETPATASPADRLASVRNTMRTFMEGATSIVTAAQLVLPPVYVADLFDLDHGDQMVRREYVAGRSSVRTLFAVDWFPAPFAVLVPDLLSTAPGKNDGLTARVLEATDRHITTARDDMHGRAADAREASALGLAIGAPILAGATRWGDGDGVIQYSEWCLPTRLTIGYEYGV, translated from the coding sequence ATGCCTGCTGAGAAGACGTTCACCCGAATCACCGACCACTACCGGCGCCTGATCCTCACCGGCGACCTCCCCGCAGGCGCGAAGCTGCCCACCAACAAGGAACTCGCCACCAAGTGGGGCGTCGCGGTCGAGACGGTCCGCAAGGCGCTCTCGCAGCTCCAGGTGGAGGAGCTGATCCGCACCAGCCCGCGCGGCACGTTCGTGGCGGACGAGACGCCGGCGACCGCGAGCCCCGCCGATCGGCTCGCGTCGGTGCGCAACACCATGCGGACGTTCATGGAGGGCGCGACCAGCATCGTGACGGCGGCTCAACTCGTGCTCCCGCCGGTCTACGTGGCCGACCTGTTCGACCTCGACCACGGCGACCAGATGGTCCGGCGGGAGTACGTCGCGGGTCGCAGCAGCGTGCGGACGCTGTTCGCCGTGGACTGGTTCCCGGCGCCGTTCGCGGTGCTGGTGCCCGACCTGCTCAGCACGGCGCCCGGCAAGAACGACGGCCTCACCGCCCGGGTGCTGGAAGCCACCGACCGCCACATCACCACCGCCCGCGACGACATGCACGGCCGGGCGGCCGACGCGCGTGAGGCGTCGGCCCTCGGGCTCGCCATCGGTGCGCCGATCCTGGCCGGCGCCACGCGGTGGGGCGATGGGGACGGTGTGATCCAGTACTCGGAGTGGTGCCTGCCGACCCGGCTGACCATCGGGTACGAGTACGGGGTCTGA
- a CDS encoding M20/M25/M40 family metallo-hydrolase, whose amino-acid sequence MIKKDDRSAELRRRTDRMVEHLGTLVRAETPSEDLAACADGAQVVSQLGKELLGEPAEFVESGGRTHLRWRWPARPGGATVALIGHFDTVWPLGTLERWPFAVDEAAGTATGPGCFDMKAGIVQLFHAVSVLADRSGVEILLTCDEEIGSQTSRHLIEETARRASAALILEASGHGALKTGRKGTGMYRLEVTGRAAHAGLEPEKGANALTALAHLLLAVDALARPDLGSTITPTLSAAGTANNTVPAHAYAELDVRVSSHAEADRIDAALKALTTVVPGTSLTVTGGPHRPPLTVESSTALFERARAQAESLGLGRLQSITVGGASDGNFTAAVGCPTLDGLGAVGDGAHAEGEYVSIAALPQRAALLAHLVEELLAGAARVG is encoded by the coding sequence ATGATCAAGAAGGACGACCGGTCGGCCGAGTTGCGCCGCCGCACCGACCGCATGGTGGAGCACCTGGGCACGCTGGTCCGCGCCGAGACCCCCTCGGAGGACCTGGCCGCCTGTGCCGACGGGGCGCAGGTCGTCTCCCAGCTCGGCAAGGAGCTCCTGGGGGAGCCGGCCGAGTTCGTCGAGTCCGGCGGTCGCACCCACCTGCGCTGGCGGTGGCCCGCTCGCCCGGGTGGCGCCACCGTCGCCCTGATCGGGCACTTCGACACGGTCTGGCCGCTGGGCACGCTGGAGCGCTGGCCGTTCGCCGTGGACGAGGCCGCCGGTACCGCCACCGGACCCGGCTGCTTCGACATGAAGGCCGGCATCGTGCAGCTCTTCCACGCCGTCTCGGTGCTGGCGGACCGGTCCGGCGTCGAGATCCTGCTGACCTGTGACGAGGAGATCGGCTCGCAGACCAGCCGGCACCTGATCGAGGAGACCGCCCGCCGGGCCAGTGCCGCCCTGATCCTCGAAGCCTCCGGCCACGGCGCGCTGAAGACCGGACGCAAGGGCACCGGCATGTACCGCCTCGAGGTCACCGGCCGCGCCGCACACGCCGGCCTGGAACCCGAGAAGGGAGCCAACGCCCTGACCGCCCTGGCCCACCTGCTGCTGGCCGTCGACGCCCTGGCCCGGCCCGACCTCGGCTCCACCATCACCCCGACCCTGAGCGCGGCGGGCACGGCCAACAACACCGTCCCGGCCCACGCCTACGCCGAGTTGGACGTCCGGGTCAGCAGCCACGCCGAGGCCGACCGCATCGACGCCGCCCTGAAGGCCCTGACCACCGTCGTCCCCGGCACCTCGCTGACCGTCACCGGCGGCCCCCACCGCCCGCCGCTGACAGTCGAGTCGAGCACCGCGCTGTTCGAGCGGGCCCGCGCCCAGGCGGAGTCGCTCGGCCTGGGCCGGCTGCAGAGCATCACCGTCGGCGGCGCCTCCGACGGCAACTTCACCGCCGCGGTCGGCTGCCCCACCCTCGACGGCCTGGGCGCGGTCGGCGACGGGGCGCACGCGGAAGGCGAGTACGTCTCGATCGCCGCCCTGCCGCAGCGCGCGGCGCTGCTGGCCCACCTGGTCGAGGAACTGCTCGCGGGGGCGGCCCGGGTGGGCTGA
- a CDS encoding MFS transporter, whose translation MTASSLGQQDGSPADLVAPAAPAAPARAGLVVLACCLGFFLINLDATIVNVALPDIGRRLHTGLSGLQWVVAGYTLAFAGLLLSAGAVSDRIGASRLFGYGLLAFSIASAACGLAPDTGVLVVARVLQGAAAAAVLPASLALLRQSLADPGARARAIAVWAAGGGAAVAAGPVAGGFLTAGLGWRAIFFVNVPFGLLAMLGVARATRSVPQRSSIDLPGQLAAIVALTGFTFAVIEIEPKGLHSPAVLLPLLVSIAAALCFLRVESRGLSRGLSRGRSRDLAPMVNLREVRSPVFASCLLTGFAINFAYYGIMFVFSLIFQEERGWSPASTGLAFLPLTVFVLAANILSGRLTRLIGPRYPMAGAQLLEAAGFLSLLLVGAHGPTWLLLLAMVPIGIGGGVASPPMMTALLESVPAERAGVVSGLLSSCRQAGGVLGVTVFGLLISPVGFGMATGLRVAAGTAAVLLAAAALVAFRSIHSGVAAHGADGR comes from the coding sequence ATGACCGCCAGCTCGCTCGGTCAACAGGACGGCAGCCCCGCCGATCTGGTGGCACCCGCCGCGCCGGCCGCTCCGGCCCGGGCCGGCCTGGTGGTGCTGGCCTGCTGTCTCGGCTTCTTCCTGATCAACCTGGACGCCACCATCGTGAACGTGGCGCTGCCGGACATCGGTCGGCGCCTGCACACGGGCCTGTCCGGTCTGCAGTGGGTGGTGGCCGGCTACACGCTCGCCTTCGCCGGGCTGCTGCTCTCGGCCGGCGCGGTCTCCGACCGGATCGGCGCCAGCCGGCTGTTCGGCTACGGGCTGCTGGCCTTCTCGATCGCCTCGGCGGCCTGCGGACTCGCGCCCGACACCGGCGTCCTGGTGGTCGCCCGGGTGCTGCAGGGCGCGGCCGCCGCCGCGGTGCTGCCCGCCTCGCTGGCGCTGCTGCGCCAGTCGCTGGCGGACCCCGGGGCCCGGGCCAGGGCGATCGCCGTCTGGGCGGCGGGCGGCGGGGCGGCCGTCGCCGCCGGTCCGGTGGCCGGTGGCTTCCTGACCGCCGGGCTCGGCTGGCGGGCGATCTTCTTCGTCAACGTCCCGTTCGGCCTGCTGGCCATGCTGGGCGTCGCCCGCGCCACCCGGTCGGTGCCGCAACGCTCCTCGATCGACCTGCCCGGCCAGCTCGCCGCGATCGTCGCGCTCACCGGGTTCACCTTCGCCGTGATCGAGATCGAGCCGAAGGGCCTGCACTCACCGGCGGTGCTCCTCCCGCTGCTCGTCTCGATCGCCGCCGCGCTCTGCTTCCTGCGGGTCGAGTCGCGTGGCCTGTCGCGTGGCCTGTCGCGGGGCCGGTCAAGGGACCTGGCCCCCATGGTGAACCTGCGCGAGGTCAGGTCGCCGGTCTTCGCCTCCTGCCTGCTGACCGGTTTCGCGATCAACTTCGCCTACTACGGCATCATGTTCGTCTTCTCGCTGATCTTCCAGGAGGAGCGCGGCTGGTCGCCGGCCAGTACCGGCCTCGCCTTCCTGCCGCTGACCGTCTTCGTGCTGGCCGCGAACATCCTGTCCGGCCGACTCACCCGGCTGATCGGCCCCCGCTATCCGATGGCGGGCGCCCAACTCCTGGAGGCCGCCGGCTTCCTGTCCCTCCTGCTGGTCGGCGCGCACGGGCCCACCTGGCTGCTGCTGCTCGCGATGGTGCCGATCGGCATCGGCGGTGGCGTGGCCTCGCCGCCGATGATGACGGCCCTGCTCGAATCGGTCCCCGCCGAACGGGCCGGAGTGGTCTCGGGGTTGCTGAGCTCCTGCCGTCAGGCCGGCGGCGTCCTGGGCGTCACCGTCTTCGGCCTGCTGATCTCACCCGTGGGCTTCGGCATGGCCACCGGCCTGCGGGTGGCGGCGGGGACGGCGGCCGTCCTGCTGGCCGCGGCGGCGCTGGTCGCCTTCCGCTCGATCCACTCCGGAGTCGCCGCGCACGGAGCCGACGGGCGATGA
- a CDS encoding molybdopterin-containing oxidoreductase family protein yields MTADRPSGRELPLIQRPGACPLDCPDGCSWTVGVQDGTAVRLDGRRDHPFTRGTLCVKVNQYLEHTAAPDRLRHPLRRVGPKGAGRFERVSWDQALDELAEQLDTIRGTWGGEAIWPYWGTGSLGHLQGMRGPAGQRLWNVLGASEHRMTICSVAGTEGVKLATGTKQGIDPESLAHARLILLWGVNTLTTGHHLWRFIKEAQQNGAHVVAIDPVLSRTGKQSDEHVAPLPGTDGALVLGLLHVVLDLGLEDRDYLAEHTLGWPEFRERVLEFPPARAAAVTGVPERQIRELGERLARTRPTAIRAGMGMQRHAGGGAALRLLACLPGVTGDWQHLGGGLSYSTGGSFGGDVAALRRDDLRRAPVRTLTMTRLAEGLRDLADPPVKCLFVYGANPAASAPNQPGVLRGLAREDLFTVVIDQFPTDTVDYADLVLPTTMQTEHLDLHTGYGHLYLGWNEPAVAPPGECLPATEIFRRLARRLGLTEPSLFDSDEELARQLLDCGHPSLAGITVERLRAEGWARLNYPTDQVLFRDGFPTPSGRLEFVSEGAKALGLERVAGYTPAREVADPALARRFPLVLVSAASHYFMNTIFANRPGLAKRAGPPSVAVHPEDAARRGLADGTRVRVFNDRGSFAAVLRISEAVRPGVAATTKGYWSKLSGGAGVNATVAERDADLGQGAVYQDNRVDIEAVAAPDPTQDSAQHEERSNQA; encoded by the coding sequence GTGACCGCTGACCGACCCAGTGGCCGGGAGCTGCCGCTGATCCAGCGGCCCGGCGCCTGCCCGCTGGACTGCCCGGACGGCTGCAGCTGGACGGTGGGCGTCCAGGACGGCACCGCCGTGCGACTCGACGGCCGCCGGGACCACCCTTTCACCCGCGGCACGCTCTGCGTCAAGGTGAACCAGTACCTGGAGCACACCGCCGCCCCGGACCGGCTGCGCCATCCGCTGCGCCGGGTCGGACCCAAGGGCGCCGGCCGCTTCGAACGCGTCAGCTGGGACCAGGCGTTGGACGAACTGGCCGAGCAGCTGGACACCATCCGCGGCACCTGGGGCGGGGAGGCGATCTGGCCTTACTGGGGCACCGGCAGCCTCGGCCACCTGCAGGGCATGCGCGGCCCGGCCGGCCAGCGCCTGTGGAACGTGCTCGGCGCCTCCGAACACCGGATGACCATCTGCTCGGTGGCCGGCACCGAAGGCGTCAAGCTCGCCACCGGGACCAAGCAGGGAATCGACCCGGAGTCACTGGCGCACGCCAGGCTGATCCTGCTCTGGGGCGTGAACACCCTCACCACCGGGCACCACCTGTGGCGCTTCATCAAGGAGGCGCAGCAGAACGGCGCCCACGTCGTGGCGATCGACCCGGTGCTGAGCCGCACCGGCAAGCAGTCCGACGAACACGTCGCCCCGCTGCCGGGCACCGACGGTGCGCTGGTGCTCGGCCTGCTGCACGTGGTCCTGGACCTCGGGCTGGAGGACCGCGACTACCTCGCCGAACACACGCTCGGCTGGCCGGAGTTCCGCGAACGCGTCCTGGAGTTCCCGCCGGCCCGGGCGGCCGCCGTCACCGGGGTGCCGGAGCGGCAGATCCGCGAACTCGGCGAGCGGCTCGCCCGGACCCGGCCGACCGCGATCCGCGCGGGCATGGGCATGCAGCGGCACGCGGGCGGCGGCGCCGCGCTGCGCCTGCTCGCCTGCCTGCCCGGGGTGACCGGGGACTGGCAGCACCTGGGCGGCGGCCTGTCCTACTCGACCGGCGGCTCCTTCGGCGGCGACGTGGCCGCGCTGCGCCGCGACGACCTGCGCCGGGCGCCGGTCCGCACCCTGACCATGACCCGGCTCGCCGAGGGCCTGCGGGACCTCGCCGACCCGCCCGTCAAATGCCTCTTCGTCTACGGGGCGAACCCGGCGGCCAGCGCCCCGAACCAGCCCGGCGTGCTGCGCGGGCTGGCCCGCGAGGACCTGTTCACCGTGGTCATCGACCAGTTTCCGACCGACACCGTCGACTACGCGGACCTGGTGCTGCCCACCACCATGCAGACCGAGCACCTGGACCTGCACACCGGCTACGGCCACCTCTACCTCGGCTGGAACGAACCGGCCGTGGCACCGCCCGGGGAGTGCCTGCCGGCCACCGAGATCTTCCGCCGGCTGGCCCGGCGGCTGGGGCTGACCGAGCCGAGCCTGTTCGACTCGGACGAGGAGCTGGCCCGCCAACTCCTCGACTGCGGGCACCCGTCGCTGGCGGGCATCACCGTCGAACGGCTGCGCGCCGAGGGCTGGGCGCGGCTCAACTACCCCACCGACCAGGTGCTGTTCCGCGACGGCTTCCCGACCCCGTCCGGCCGGCTGGAGTTCGTCTCCGAGGGCGCGAAGGCGCTGGGCCTGGAGCGGGTGGCCGGCTACACGCCCGCGCGGGAGGTGGCCGATCCGGCGCTGGCCCGACGGTTCCCGCTGGTCCTGGTCTCGGCCGCGTCCCACTACTTCATGAACACGATCTTCGCCAACCGCCCCGGCCTGGCCAAGCGCGCCGGACCGCCGAGCGTGGCCGTGCACCCCGAGGACGCCGCCCGCCGCGGCCTGGCCGACGGGACGCGGGTGCGGGTCTTCAACGACCGGGGCTCGTTCGCCGCCGTGCTGCGGATCAGCGAGGCGGTGCGGCCGGGCGTGGCCGCGACCACCAAGGGGTACTGGTCGAAGCTGAGCGGCGGGGCGGGCGTCAACGCCACGGTCGCCGAACGCGACGCCGACCTGGGCCAGGGCGCCGTGTACCAGGACAACCGGGTGGACATCGAGGCGGTGGCCGCGCCGGATCCGACGCAGGACAGCGCGCAGCACGAGGAAAGGTCGAACCAGGCATGA
- a CDS encoding DUF6002 family protein translates to MNHIDNALAHYYDVLKGAMNGYQRSADFVPSDQFLPDFDLPVLDATMEKFLQPSGIGVADLGDYGDCSLRLLNLMGNPGTRTTKTFGSMINVARAVHHIRTTGERVVIITPSSRTRPTVTARSTALRSAVERAVTVGLVRDTELQIVTAVPEASRHKLWSSALSDDPRLRELNPMAVLPCEVPVHVKLMIAEFMSQHSEEFQQRYGVRLWHTLELRNYMVADMVRALAEHDLMPDSGRGRIHAHSVSSALGLLGLQFGHDELAKLGIDLPALQLMLVQHLGTPDMVLSLYHDSFDPDLVPAYRRRASDGLYVQDQDPHFPSVTFDPAEHLDATFYSRTPVTSPRINAVIRQNGGAGIVVSLYECLQRYNEVRDLIAVSGGVHLPADPRRLREWSLVMAVTGVLNGIDRGLIGDRDVLIHASGSYSDEDYTELGPAHSVQVQGVEDFTRAVRRAVEAGR, encoded by the coding sequence GTGAACCACATCGACAACGCCCTGGCGCACTACTACGACGTCCTCAAGGGCGCCATGAACGGGTACCAGCGGTCCGCCGACTTCGTCCCCTCGGACCAGTTCCTGCCGGACTTCGACCTGCCCGTGCTCGACGCCACGATGGAGAAGTTCCTCCAGCCCTCCGGGATCGGCGTCGCCGACCTGGGCGACTACGGCGACTGCTCGCTGCGGCTGCTGAACCTGATGGGCAACCCCGGGACGCGGACCACCAAGACCTTCGGCTCGATGATCAACGTCGCGCGGGCGGTGCACCACATCAGGACCACCGGCGAGCGGGTCGTCATCATCACACCCTCGTCACGCACCAGGCCCACCGTCACCGCCCGTTCGACGGCGCTGCGCAGCGCCGTCGAACGGGCGGTGACGGTGGGCCTGGTGCGTGACACCGAGCTGCAGATCGTCACGGCGGTCCCCGAGGCCTCGCGGCACAAGCTCTGGTCGTCCGCGCTCAGCGACGATCCGCGACTGCGGGAGCTCAACCCCATGGCGGTGCTGCCGTGCGAGGTCCCGGTGCACGTCAAGCTGATGATCGCCGAGTTCATGTCCCAGCACAGCGAGGAGTTCCAGCAGCGCTACGGGGTGCGCCTGTGGCACACCCTCGAACTGCGCAACTACATGGTCGCGGACATGGTCCGGGCGCTGGCCGAGCACGACCTGATGCCCGACAGCGGGCGCGGCCGGATCCACGCGCACTCGGTGTCGAGCGCCCTGGGCCTGCTCGGGCTGCAGTTCGGCCACGACGAGCTCGCCAAGCTCGGCATCGACCTGCCGGCCCTCCAGCTGATGCTGGTCCAGCACCTGGGCACGCCGGACATGGTGCTCAGCCTCTACCACGACTCCTTCGACCCGGACCTGGTGCCGGCCTACCGGCGGCGCGCCTCGGACGGGCTCTACGTCCAGGACCAGGACCCGCACTTCCCCTCGGTCACCTTCGACCCGGCCGAGCACCTGGACGCGACCTTCTACTCCAGGACGCCGGTCACCTCGCCGCGGATCAACGCCGTCATCCGGCAGAACGGCGGCGCCGGGATCGTCGTCTCGCTCTACGAGTGCCTCCAGCGCTACAACGAGGTCCGCGACCTGATCGCGGTCTCCGGCGGCGTGCACCTGCCCGCCGACCCGCGCAGGCTGCGCGAGTGGAGTCTGGTGATGGCGGTGACCGGAGTGCTCAACGGGATCGACCGGGGGCTGATCGGCGACCGCGACGTGCTGATCCACGCCTCCGGCAGCTACAGCGACGAGGACTACACCGAGCTCGGCCCCGCGCACAGCGTCCAGGTCCAGGGCGTCGAGGACTTCACCCGGGCGGTGCGGCGCGCGGTGGAAGCCGGCCGGTGA